A window of the Callospermophilus lateralis isolate mCalLat2 chromosome 7, mCalLat2.hap1, whole genome shotgun sequence genome harbors these coding sequences:
- the C7H1orf226 gene encoding uncharacterized protein C1orf226 homolog — translation MFENLNTALTPKLQSSRSFPHLSRPVAPSSATLGSSEPGGPGVRVGSSQHLKNLGKAVGAKVNDLLRRKEPSGLNSVGVTEINKTAGAQLAGGADGTSGAWLEDERSVPEDFPRLDPPPPITRKRTPRALKTTQDMLISSQPVLSSLEYGTELSPGQPQDSPVTVQPVPADASQLEATMEDRDEVLPNGEVSLSVPDLIHKDSQDESKLKASEHRRASSPGLVERNGLKLSLSPISLAESWEDSSPPPRARTSSLDNEGPHPDLLSFE, via the exons ATGTTTGAGAATTTGAACACAGCCCTCACTCCGAAGCTCCAGTCGAGCCGTTCCTTCCCCCACCTGTCCAGACCTGTGGCCCCCAGCTCGGCCACCCTCGGCTCTTCAGAGCCTGGTGGGCCAGGAGTCAGGGTGGGGAGCAGCCAGCACCTCAAGAATCTAGGCAAAGCCGTGGGGGCCAAAGTCAACGACCTCCTGAGGAGAAAGGAGCCCTCAGGCCTCAACAGCGTGGGTGTGACGGAGATCAACAAGACTGCGGGGGCTCAGCTGGCTGGTGGGGCTGATGGGACATCAGGGGCCTGGCTAGAGGATGAAAG ATCAGTCCCTGAGGACTTCCCTCGCCTGGATCCTCCACCTCCCATAACCAGGAAGCGAACCCCTAGGGCCCTGAAGACCACCCAGGACATGCTGATATCATCACAGCCCGTCCTAAGTAGTCTGGAGTATGGGACAGAGCTGTCACCTGGGCAGCCCCAGGACTCCCCTGTCACTGTCCAACCTGTCCCAGCAGATGCTTCCCAGCTGGAGGCCACCATGGAAGATAGGGACGAGGTTCTGCCCAATGGTGAAGTTTCCCTGTCGGTTCCTGACCTGATTCACAAGGACAGCCAGGATGAATCTAAGTTAAAGGCATCTGAGCACAgaagagcctcctccccaggcctCGTTGAGAGGAATGGCCTCAAACTCAGCTTGAGCCCCATCAGCCTGGCCGAGTCCTGGGAGGACAGTAGCCCCCCTCCTCGGGCACGGACCTCCAGCCTTGACAATGAGGGCCCTCACCCAGACCTGCTGTCCTTTGAGTAG